The stretch of DNA GTGTACTGGGTGGGGTAGGGGCGGATGGCAAGGCGGGGTGACGGGGTGGCGGGGTCGCGCAGGATCACCCGGGCATCCAGGGCAAGCAGGCCATTGGGGGAGGCCAGCAGCGGGTTGATGTCGATGGAAGCGATATCAGGCTGCTCCGCCACCAGCTGGCTAAAGCGCACCAGGATCTGTTCCAGGGCGTCGAGGTCCACCGCCGCCCGCCCGCGCACCCCCTGGAGGGCGTGGTAAATCCGGGTCTGCTCCATCAGGCGGCGGGCTAGGGTGCTGGTCAGGGGCGGCAGGGCGATCGCGCTATCCTGAAACACCTCCACCAGTTGGCCGCCAGTGCCAAACAGCAGCACCGGGCCAAACTGCGGGTCCTGGCTGCTGCCCAGGATGAGTTCGTAGCCATCGACCCGGATCATCGGCTGCACGGTGACGCCCTGGAAGTGCTCGGCCCCGGCCTTTTCAGCCACGCTGGTGGCGATGCGGTCAAAGGCGCGGCGCACGGCGTGGTCGCTGTCCAGGTTGAGCTGTACCCCGCCCACGTCGGTCTTGTGGGTGAGGGTGCGAGAGTAGAGCTTGAGCACCACGGGGTAGCCGATGGCATCGGCGGCGGCGATCGCCTCCTCCACGGTGCTGGCAATTCGGGTTTCCACCACCGGAATACCGTAGGCCGCCAGCAGCGCCTTAGAGTCGGCCTCGGTGAGCAGGTTCTCACCCCGGACCTGGGCGGTTTGCAAAAGATTGGCCACCGCCGCCCGGTCCACCCCGTGGTTGAGGGTGAGGGCGGGGGTTTCGTAGAGGGCCTTGAGGGCGTAGCTGTGCCGCCAAAGCAGGCCAAACAGCCGCGCCCCCTGGTCGGGGTAGCGGTAGGTGGGAATGCCCGCCTGGTTGAGGATGGTCTCCCCTTCGTCCACCTCGGCCCCGCCCATCCAGCTGGCCAACAAGGGTTGGGCATTGCCTCTGGCCCGCCAGGTGTCCACCACCGCCTGGGCGGTAGCGGTGGGGTCGGTCATGGCCTGGGGGGTGAGCACCAGCAGACAGCCATCGGAGCCGGGATCGGCCAGGGTGGTGCCAAGGGCCTGGGCAAAGCGATCGGGTTCGGCATCCCCCAGAATGTCGATGGGGTTGCCGTGGCTCCAGTGGGTGGGCAGAGCCCCGTTCAGGGCCTCCAGGCTGTCGGCAGACACCTCCGCCAGGCTGCCGCCAGCCCGGATCAGGGCGTCGGTGGCCAGCACCCCCGGCCCGCCCGCATTGGTGATAATGCTCAGGCGCGGCCCCCGGGGGCGGGGCTGCTTGGCCAGCACCTCGGCGGCGTCGAACAGGTCTTCGATGTGATCCACCCGCAGCACGCCGCAGCGGCGAAAGGCGGCATCCAGCACCGCGTCGCTGCCGGTGAGCGACCCGGTGTGGGAGGCCGCCGCCTGGGCCGCCGCCTCGGTGCGACCGGCCTTAATTACGATGATTGGCTTGCTTAGGGCTACCTCCCGCGCCGCTGAGAGGAACGCCCGGGCATCGCCGATCGACTCCATGTAAATCACGATGCTGTGGGTGTGGGGGTCGTCGCCCAGGTAGTCGATCAGGTCGCCCCAGCCCACATCCAGCATCGAGCCCAGGGAAATAAAGGCGCTAAAGCCCACATTCTCCCGCAGGCTCCAGTCGAGGATGGAGGTACACAGGGCCCC from Leptolyngbya sp. KIOST-1 encodes:
- a CDS encoding bifunctional acetate--CoA ligase family protein/GNAT family N-acetyltransferase, producing MLTYPDPVMDVWKTGSHPLDPIFSPRSVAVVGATERPGSVGRTVLWNLISHPFGGTVYPINPKRHNVLGIQAYDRLSALPEAPDLAIIAIPAPGVPAVVQECVDVGVKGAIILSAGFKEIGVEGIELERQIQAIADGHLRLIGPNCLGIQNPLTGLNATFASQMARRGNVGFISQSGALCTSILDWSLRENVGFSAFISLGSMLDVGWGDLIDYLGDDPHTHSIVIYMESIGDARAFLSAAREVALSKPIIVIKAGRTEAAAQAAASHTGSLTGSDAVLDAAFRRCGVLRVDHIEDLFDAAEVLAKQPRPRGPRLSIITNAGGPGVLATDALIRAGGSLAEVSADSLEALNGALPTHWSHGNPIDILGDAEPDRFAQALGTTLADPGSDGCLLVLTPQAMTDPTATAQAVVDTWRARGNAQPLLASWMGGAEVDEGETILNQAGIPTYRYPDQGARLFGLLWRHSYALKALYETPALTLNHGVDRAAVANLLQTAQVRGENLLTEADSKALLAAYGIPVVETRIASTVEEAIAAADAIGYPVVLKLYSRTLTHKTDVGGVQLNLDSDHAVRRAFDRIATSVAEKAGAEHFQGVTVQPMIRVDGYELILGSSQDPQFGPVLLFGTGGQLVEVFQDSAIALPPLTSTLARRLMEQTRIYHALQGVRGRAAVDLDALEQILVRFSQLVAEQPDIASIDINPLLASPNGLLALDARVILRDPATPSPRLAIRPYPTQYTWPWRDGITIRPIRPEDEPLIIAFHRGVSEHSAYLRYFHAMKESARISHDRLARICFNDYDREIALVAEVSDPDPTILGVCRLTKKHGLPEAEFAMLVADAHQGQGFGTELLNRLIEVARTEGLKRLSGEVLAENNGMRHLCRRLGFELRPTTEPGIVSASLDLD